Proteins encoded together in one Candidatus Nitrosocaldus cavascurensis window:
- a CDS encoding DNA-directed RNA polymerase subunit K → MVEEGKPSKSKKSKASKKEEKGRSDDAGKQEHDVKDTLDESAERKDVQAQVGSTLVVEVERTQVDQQAQLQQEQSSKGSNEVSINLVEVRAEDRKVLIGPARLTRFEKARIVGARALQLSLGAPPLIQIPKDAVDPISIAEYELSSKALPISIRRILPDGHYQDIPIAWLMN, encoded by the coding sequence TTGGTAGAAGAGGGCAAACCTTCCAAGTCAAAGAAGAGTAAAGCATCAAAGAAGGAAGAGAAGGGAAGGAGTGATGATGCTGGTAAGCAAGAGCATGATGTTAAAGATACTTTGGATGAGAGTGCTGAGAGGAAGGATGTTCAAGCACAAGTAGGTTCTACACTTGTTGTTGAGGTAGAGAGAACTCAAGTAGATCAGCAAGCACAGCTGCAGCAGGAGCAGTCATCGAAGGGTAGCAATGAGGTAAGCATAAACCTTGTAGAGGTTAGAGCAGAGGATAGAAAGGTTCTGATAGGTCCTGCTAGGCTAACAAGGTTTGAGAAGGCTAGGATAGTTGGTGCTAGAGCACTGCAACTATCTCTAGGCGCACCACCACTCATCCAGATACCAAAGGATGCAGTAGATCCTATCTCAATAGCAGAGTATGAACTGAGTAGTAAGGCACTGCCTATATCCATAAGGCGCATACTCCCAGATGGGCACTATCAGGATATCCCCATAGCATGGTTGATGAATTGA
- a CDS encoding 30S ribosomal protein S25, which yields MGGAGKKSIGAEAKRQLKEQEQEARKEKGKKEKGEERQKGAVMVDDKQVINALSSLKAITAHALARSIGVKVSVANSILKRFEAQGMLKRFGGYSGHYVYQLVDSKATK from the coding sequence ATGGGTGGAGCAGGAAAGAAGTCAATAGGAGCAGAGGCTAAGAGGCAGCTTAAGGAACAGGAGCAAGAGGCGAGGAAGGAGAAGGGCAAGAAGGAGAAGGGTGAGGAGAGGCAGAAAGGTGCTGTGATGGTTGATGATAAGCAGGTGATCAATGCCCTATCCTCCCTCAAGGCTATAACTGCTCATGCACTAGCAAGGAGCATAGGGGTTAAGGTCTCAGTTGCAAACTCTATACTGAAGAGGTTTGAGGCTCAAGGTATGCTTAAGAGGTTTGGAGGCTATAGTGGGCACTACGTCTATCAACTTGTAGATAGCAAGGCTACCAAATAG
- a CDS encoding inorganic diphosphatase, with translation MHLWHDIEPGEHIPEIVNVIVEIPKGSQNKYEYDKDKNIVKLDRVLFSPLHYPGDYGLIPRTLAEDGDPLDALVLVSNPTYPGVLIQARPIGLLRMVDSGMKDDKILCVAKDDPRYEGYKSMMDMEEHVLKEIAHFFQVYKQLEGKEVEVIGWKDADEAKQVILNAIENYRKGLIEKR, from the coding sequence ATGCATCTATGGCATGATATAGAGCCTGGGGAGCATATACCAGAGATAGTCAATGTAATAGTTGAGATACCAAAGGGTTCACAGAACAAGTATGAGTATGATAAGGATAAGAACATAGTAAAACTTGATAGAGTGCTCTTCTCCCCCCTCCACTATCCTGGTGACTATGGACTCATACCCAGAACACTTGCAGAGGATGGTGACCCTCTTGATGCTCTTGTACTTGTAAGCAACCCAACATATCCAGGTGTGCTTATACAAGCCAGACCTATAGGACTGCTGAGGATGGTAGACTCTGGTATGAAGGATGATAAGATTCTATGCGTAGCAAAGGATGATCCTAGGTATGAAGGGTACAAGAGCATGATGGATATGGAGGAGCATGTGTTGAAGGAGATAGCACACTTCTTCCAGGTGTATAAGCAGCTTGAAGGAAAAGAGGTTGAGGTTATAGGTTGGAAGGATGCTGATGAGGCTAAACAGGTAATCCTTAATGCTATAGAGAACTACAGAAAGGGGTTAATTGAGAAGCGTTAA
- a CDS encoding cyclophilin-like fold protein, with protein sequence MNACIMSVSRIRLTLELKGKGRCECEFARHLAPLTVGSILRALPIEGRAHRYDGLFIYMETGLAVGREKQRDEFKRGDIGFMVANGAVCIFLKDIKGMMFNPLGRVVSNMDVLESTSAGDVLLLASA encoded by the coding sequence GTGAATGCTTGCATAATGTCTGTATCTAGGATAAGGCTTACTCTAGAACTGAAGGGCAAAGGTAGGTGTGAGTGCGAGTTTGCTAGGCATCTAGCCCCACTCACAGTAGGCTCAATACTTAGAGCATTGCCAATAGAGGGTAGGGCTCATAGGTACGATGGACTCTTCATCTACATGGAGACAGGGCTGGCAGTTGGTAGGGAGAAGCAGAGGGATGAGTTCAAGAGGGGGGATATAGGGTTCATGGTTGCAAATGGTGCTGTATGCATATTCCTCAAGGATATAAAGGGTATGATGTTCAACCCTTTGGGAAGGGTCGTAAGCAATATGGATGTACTAGAGAGTACAAGCGCTGGAGATGTACTCTTGCTTGCTTCCGCCTAA
- a CDS encoding helix-turn-helix transcriptional regulator → MSKSMMDEASPYDIFWELAGELRRSILFKLSEKSMKLSTLAKELDATVQEVHRNTNRLIDAGLVKKDADGMLSLTTYGRSVITQIPSFEFLAKNKHYFEEHTFGDLPMKFIQRIGALNNTELVNGVVAVLERWKMMYANAQEYIMELMAQVPLDLIEPLVERVRQGIRFSYIFGYNTIVPKGRKEILNRLGWQEYIRKGIVERRMCERVEVMVIATDKHAAVLFPDQHGNTDLNHMLFGSDPLFREWCIDFFRYKWYASGSFDESKLKEV, encoded by the coding sequence ATGAGTAAAAGTATGATGGATGAAGCATCGCCATACGATATATTCTGGGAACTTGCTGGTGAGTTAAGGAGGAGCATACTCTTCAAGTTGAGTGAGAAGAGCATGAAGCTCTCAACCCTTGCAAAAGAGTTGGATGCTACAGTGCAAGAGGTACACAGAAATACCAACAGGCTAATTGATGCTGGGCTTGTTAAGAAGGATGCTGATGGAATGCTCTCACTAACAACATATGGTAGGAGTGTGATAACACAGATACCATCGTTCGAGTTCCTAGCAAAGAACAAGCACTACTTTGAGGAGCATACGTTTGGAGATCTACCAATGAAGTTCATACAACGTATTGGTGCACTTAACAACACTGAACTTGTCAATGGTGTTGTTGCAGTGCTTGAGAGGTGGAAGATGATGTATGCTAATGCTCAGGAGTATATAATGGAGTTGATGGCTCAAGTGCCTCTAGACCTTATAGAACCTCTAGTAGAGAGGGTCAGGCAGGGTATAAGATTCTCATACATATTTGGCTACAATACCATAGTACCAAAAGGTAGGAAGGAGATACTCAACAGGCTAGGCTGGCAGGAGTACATAAGGAAGGGTATAGTTGAGAGGAGGATGTGTGAGAGGGTTGAGGTTATGGTTATAGCAACAGATAAGCATGCTGCTGTACTCTTCCCTGATCAGCATGGTAATACAGATCTCAACCACATGCTATTTGGTAGCGATCCATTGTTCCGTGAATGGTGCATAGACTTCTTCAGGTACAAGTGGTATGCCTCTGGTTCATTCGATGAGAGCAAGTTGAAGGAGGTCTAA